The window GCCGAGGCCTGACCAAGCCCGGCTACGAGGGCGCCGGCCGCCTCATCGTCCCGCTCGGCGTCGTCGACAAGCCCTTCGAGCAGCGGCGCGACACGCTGTACCGGGACTTCTCCGGTGCCGCCGGCCACATGCAGATCGTCGGCGGACCGCAATCCGGCAAGTCGACACTCCTGAGGACGATCATCTCCGCCTTCGCGCTGACCCACACTCCGCACGAAGTCCAGTTCTACGGCCTGGACTTCGGCGGTGGCGGCATGTCGGCCGTCTCTGGACTGCCGCACGTCGGCGGCGTCGCCTCGCGCCTGGACCCGGAGCGGGTACGCCGCACGGTCGCCGAGGTGTACGGCATCCTGACGCGTCGCGAGGAGTACTTCCGCAGCGCCGGCATCGACTCCATTGCCACCTTCCGAAGGATGCGGGCGCGCGGGGACATCTCGGTGGCGGACCAGCCGTGGGGTGACGTCTTTCTGGCCATCGACGGCTGGGGGAACTTCCGCACCGAGTACGAAGCCCTCGAGCCATCAGTCCTTGACATTGCCGCGCGGGGCCTTGGCTTCGGCATCCACCTGATCCTCACCGCCTCCCGTGCCATGGAGGTCCGCGCCAACCTCAAGGACCTGCTGATGAACCGCCTCGAGCTGCGGCTCGGCGACACCATGGACTCCGAACTGGACCGCAAGGCAGCCGAAAACGTCCCGGCGGGTGTGCCCGGCCGGGGACTCACCCCCGAAGCGCTGCACTTCATGGCAGCGGTTCCCCGCATCGACGGCATCCACTCCGACGGTGACCTCTCCGAGGCGACCGCCGCCATGAGCCGGGACGTGGACCGCCACTGGACCGCGCCCAGCGCGCCGGCAGTGCGCCTCCTGCCACGCCACCTGCCCCTCGCCGACCTACCGGCAGCCCTCGCCCAGCCGGACCGCGGCGTCGCCTTCGCCCTCGACGAGAACAACCTGGAACCCGTCCACGTCAACTTCGACCAGGACCCCTTCTTCCTCGTCTTCGGCGAAAGCGAGTCCGGCAAGTCCAACCTGCTGCGCCTCCTCATCAAGCAGCTGACCGATCTGCACGACGGGGACTCCTGCAAACTCTTCGTCATCGACAACCGCCGCTCGCTGCTGGACGCGACCCCGGCGTCCCACTTGGCCGAGTACGTGCCCATGTCCAACGCCATGGACCACCACGTAGAGGCTCTCGCCGACCTCATGCGCCGACGCACACCTTCGCCCGACGTCACAGCCGACCAGTTGCGGGAGCGCAGCTGGTGGAGCGGTCCGACGGTGTATGTGGTCGTAGACGACTACGACCTGGTGTCGACGTCCAGCGGCAACCCCCTCGCCCCGCTCACGGAACTCCTCCCGTTCGCCCGCGATATAGGGGTCCGCTTCATCGCCGCCCGGAACACCGCAGGCGCCGGCCGCTCCTCGTACGAACCCTTCATGCAGCGGATCAAGGAGCTGGGCGCGCAGGGCGTCGTGCTCTCCGGTGACCCGAACGAGGGCGACATCCTGGGCAACGTACGCCCGCGGCCGATGCCGCCGGGGCGGGGCGTCTTCGTCTCGCGGAGGCGGGGGAACCTGTTGGTGCAGACGGGGCTCGTGGGAGGGGAAACTCAGCGCTGAAGCCGTACGGTCACCCGGCCCCGACCGACACCCGCACCCCGACCCGCAGCCCCCACCCCGCCATCGCCCCGGCCTCGGCCTCCAGCACATGCCGCGAACGCAGCCGGGGCAGACCCAAGCGCCCCGGCCTCATGGTGCGTACGGCGATGACGTTCAGCTTGCGGTCGAGGTACGCGACGTCGATGGGGATGCGCATACGGAAGGTGTGCACGCCACTGGCGGGCGTCAGCAGCATCGCCCCGTCGACGACGTCACGCCCCAGGAGCCCCTTCGTACGGGCCCGATACGACGACGCGAGCTCCAGGGGGACCGAAACGTCACCCCGCTCCCCGTGAACGACCAACGTTCCCCGCCCATCACGCCACCGTCGTCCCATGCTTCGGACACCTCCTGGGAGCCGTTTCAAAACTCTGTTGTCCGCCGAGTCCCGGCCGGGTAGGAAAGCCCCCATGACCGGACTCGGTGCAATCTTCCGCCCCCAACTCGCCCCCGAACGACTCCGATCCGTCGCTCGCCTCGCCGACGAGACGGGCCTCGAAGAGCTCTGGCTCTGGGAGGACTGTTTCCGGGAGGGAGGGATCTCCACGGCCGCCGCCGCACTCGCGTGGACCGAGCGCGTGCGGGTCGGCATCGGACTCCTCCCCGTCCCGTTGCGGAACGTCGCCATCACCGCCATGGAGGCCGCCTCCCTCCACCGCATGTTCCCGGGCCGTCCGATCCTCGCCCTCGGGCACGGTGTGCAGGACTGGATGGGGCAGGTCGGGGCTCGGGTCGAGTCGCCGGTGACCCTGTTGCGCGAGCATCTCGACGTGCTGCGGGCCCTGTTGCGTGGGGAGCGGGTCACCGTCGAGGGGCGGTACGTCAAGCTCGACGACGTCGCCCTCGACTGGCCGCCCGCCGAGCCGGTGCCCGTCATCGCCGGGGTCACCGGGCCGCGCTCGCTGCGGCTGGCCGGTGAGGCGGCCGACGGCACGTTGCTCACGGCCTCGACCTCGCCGGAGGGGGTACGGCGTGCGCGGCAACTCATCGACGAGGGGCAGGAGTCGGCGGGACGTACCCAGGACGCGTCGCACCAGGTCGTCGTCTACCTCCTGACCGCCACCGGGCCCGACGGGCCTGCCCGTCTCAAGGCCGAACTCGAAGCCGAGGGGCTCGGCTCCGTGCCGGACCTCGGTGTCGCCGGGGACGCCGGCGCCGTCGCGAAGGCCGTGCAGCGGCTCGCGGACGCCGGTGCCGACACCGTGGTGCTGCAGCCGACGGGGGACGAGCCCGACCCGGAGGGGTTCGTGCGGTTCGTGGCCGAGGAAGTACGGCCGTTGGTGCCGTAGCGCGTTCGGACCGTTCGTCGGGGCAGGGGCGTTGTCAGTGGCTCCTGCCACACTCCTGGACATGCGCGAAGAACTGAGCGACAGCGAGTACGCAGACGTACGGATCCGAGACGTGCGGGACGCCGACCTCGAGGCATTCCTCGCCTACGAGCACGACCCGGAGGCCGTCCGGCGGTCGAGATTCACGCCTCGGCCGCGCGACGCCTTCCTGAAGCACTGGAGGACGAGGGTGCTCGGGGACGAGACCGGCCTCGTGCAGACGGTCACGGTGGGGGACGACGTGGCCGGAAGCGTCGTCTCGTGGTGGGACGGCGACCGCCGCTTCCTCGGCTACTGGCTCGGGCGGCCGTACTGGGGGCGGGGCATCGGTACCAAGGCTCTCGCCCTCTTCCTCGAACTCGAGCAGACGCGTCCGCTGTACGCCGACCCCTTCCACGGCAACACCGCGTCCGTACGGCTCCTCGAACGCCACGGGTTCCAGCGCGAGGGCACCATCCACCACGGCGACGACGAACACGTGCTGCTCGTGCTGTCCGCCCCGGAAAAATGACCCGTACCTTCGAAGACCTCGTCGCCGAAGGCGCCGCCGTCCCCACCGAGGGCTGGGACTTCTCGTGGTTCGAGGGGCGGGCCACCGAGGCGCGGCCGTCCTGGGGATACGCCTCGTCCCTCGCCGAGCGGTTCTCCCTCTGCACCGCCGCCCTCGACATCCAGACCGGCGGCGGAGAGGTCCTCGACTTCGCCCTCCGCCGCGCCGCCCCCAAGGCACCTACCCTCACCGTCGCCACCGAGGGCTGGCCGCCGAACATCGCCAAGGCCACCGCCCTCCTGCGCCCGCACGGCGTCGCCGTCGTCGCCTCGCCCGAGGACGCCCCGCTGCCCTTCGCCGACGGCGCCTTCGACCTCGTCAGCAGCCGGCACCCGGTCAGCCCGCACTGGGCCGAGATCGCCCGCGTCCTCCAGCCCGACGGCAGCTATTTCGCCCAGCACGTCGGGCCCCGCAGCGTCTTCGAACTCGTCGAGTACTTCCTCGGCCCCCTCCCGGAGGAGCAGAGCAGCGCCCGCCACCCGGACCGTGAGCGCGCCGACGCCGAGGCGGCCGGGCTGGAGATCGTCGAGCTGCGGGCCGAGCGGCTGCGCATGGAGTTCTACGACATCGCGGCCGTCGTCCATTTCCTGCGCAAGGTGGTGTGGATGGTCCCCGGCTTCACCGCCGAGGCGTACCGACCCCGACTCCGCGCCCTGCACGAGCAGATCCGGACCGACGGCCCCTTCGTCGCGCACAGCACCCGTCACCTCGTCGAGGCCCGCAAGCCCGACGCCTGAGCGTGCCCGGCGCGAACCTCACACCCGCCCGGCGCCCCCCTCACGCATGCGGGCCGACCGTCACCTCCCCGACCACCAACTCGGCCTTCGCCTCCAGCACTTCCCCCACCCGCTCCACCTGCTCGCCCAACTCCCGCTCCTGCCGCGCCGTCAGGCGTCGTCGCCCGATCAGCTCCACCGTCGCCGTCGTACGACGGCCCTGGCGCCGCTGGTGCCAGACCCCGGCCACCACTCCGTCCACCAACAGCACCGGATAGTTCCCCGCCTGGCCGCCCGCGAGCGCCCGCCGGTACGCCTCCCCGGGGAACAGCGACTCCCGTGGCTGCGCGGCGATGGCGTAGGCGTCGAAGTACGGCAGCAACCGCACGCCAGGCACCCGCCCGACCGGGAACCCCGTGTCACCTGCCGCCACCCAGGCCGCCGCCCCCTCGAAGGCGACCTCCTCGACCTCCCCGGCCTCCGCCAGCTCCGTGAACAGGGCGGCCGCCCAACCCGCGGTCGCCGCCAGCCACTTGGCGAAGTGCAGGGGCGTCGCCGGGCCGTACGCGCGCAGATACCGGCGTACGAGCTCCCGCAGCGCCGCCTTCCCCGGCACCGGTCCCGGATCGAACTCCGGCGGCCGCGTGTACGTCACCTTCCGCCCCCGGTTCGGGCCGAAGCACAGCGCGCCCGAGTGGCCGGCCCGGTGCAGCACCTGCCGCCAGCGCGGCCAGAGGTCCTGGAAGGCGGGCATCACCAGGTCACCGGCCCAGGAGCCGGTGCGGGCGACCACCGCCTCGCCCAGTTCCTCCACGGTCAGACACACCCCGCCGAGGGCATCCCCGATCGCCGCCACGATCTGCTCCGCCTGTTCCTCCGTCACCCGGACATCCGGCGGTAGCGGGCTCCGGCCCGTCGGAGTCGCGGTCAGCGCACCGCACCACAGCGGCAGCTCGGCGGCGGGGAGCAGATGCACGGTTCCGCGCGGGCCGAACGTCTTCACCAGTGAGCGGTCCTCCCAGAGCGCGGCCCGTACGTCCGCCCGCGTCACCCCGGCGGCCCGCACCCCCACCGACACCTCGGCCGCGGACAGCACCTGCGCATGCGCCCCCAGCATCGCCCCGACCACTTCGCCGACCGGTGTGCCGCGCTCGGCGGGACGGGCCAGGAACTGGCGCTCCAGCCGCCGCGCGCTCGCTTGGTCCCACGTGACAGTGACAGCCATAGGGCGACGTTAGGCCAGATAGAGGTCAGGAACTGTCCGCTTGGCATCCCGCCGTGTGACGCGTGGTGCAAACCGTGCATCCGTGCGCGAACGCCCTTCGCCCCCTGCGCATCAAAGGAGGCCGCACCTTTTCCACATTGTTATAGCGACCGACTCGCTTTCCCTCCGCCCCTCACGTAAGTTCAGACCAAGGTAATTCGCGTAAGCAAAGCTGCGCGGCGGTACCGCGCAGTGGAGGGGGCTGCGCGGTGCTGTGCGCCCGCGCGCACCCCAGATGGACGCGCATCGCATCGGACCCGCGTCCGCCCCGCGCAATGGTGTGCGGCGTCAAGCGGACGTTCGCGGTCGGGGTCACCCGGGGGAGGGAAGCGCGGACAAGTCGCCGAGTGGGGACCAAGGTGCGGCAAACCCTCCGGATCCGGCCGCATCCCACGCGTTTCCCCTGGGAATCGGCTCCGAACCAGCCGTGAATCGGCCACGAAAGCGCCCTGTCATGGCCACCGGGCCGTCGCCGAGTGATTTCGGAGAGTGATTGTGGCACGCCGATGCGCGCAGCATCCCTTACGAAGGGTTATGGTGGAAACCCCCCCTCGGGCCGGTCCGTCTCCCCCCCACGGACCGGCCCGTTTTTTTGCCCGCACGGGGGCGCGGGGCTGTATCGATGTGCGGCTCCGCCGCGTGGGCGTGGCACCCCCCACCCACCGCACCCCATAACCACGGCCCAAGCCCCGCAGGGGTACGCTTCGCCGGAGGGGACCGCCATACGGACAGGAACCGCCCTCGCCTGCGCCGCGCGCAGCGCCACGCGCCTGTCCGATCCGTACGGAGGGGCTGACAATCACGTGAACCTGCGCGACAAGCTGCGCGGCCTGCTGGTCAGGCTGTACGCACGCCGGGTGGAAGGTCACCTGGACCACGCTCAGGTGCCCAAGCACATCGGCGTGATCATGGACGGCAACCGGCGCTGGGCGAAGGCCGCGGGTTCCACCACCGTGCACGGTCACCGGGCCGGTGCCGAGAAGATCGAGGAATTCCTCGGCTGGTGCTCCGAGACGGACGTCGAGGTCGTCACCCTCTGGCTGCTGTCGACCGACAACTTCGACCGGCCCCAGGACGAGCTCGTCCCACTCCTCGGCATCATCGAGGACGTCGTCCGCACCCTCGCCGCCGACGGTCGCTGGCGGGTGCACCACGTCGGCACGCCGGACCTGCTGCCGTCCGGGATGCAGACCACCCTCAAGGAGGCCGAGGAGGCCACCGCGCACGTCGACGGGATACTGGTCAACGTCGCCATCGGCTACGGCGGACGCCAGGAGATCGCCGACGCCGTGCGCTCGATGATCGTCGACGCCCACGACAAGGGCACCTCGATGGAGGACCTCGCCGAGTCCGTCAGCGTCGACCTGATCGGCAGCCACCTCTACACCGGCGACCAGCCCGACCCGGACCTCGTGATCCGTACCAGCGGCGAGCAGCGGCTGTCCGGATTCATGCTCTGGCAGACCGCCCACTCCGAGTACTACTTCTGCGAGGTCTTCTGGCCGGCCTTCCGCAAGGTCGACTTCCTGCGCGCCCTGCGCGACTACGCGGCCCGGCACC of the Streptomyces sp. T12 genome contains:
- a CDS encoding class I SAM-dependent methyltransferase translates to MTRTFEDLVAEGAAVPTEGWDFSWFEGRATEARPSWGYASSLAERFSLCTAALDIQTGGGEVLDFALRRAAPKAPTLTVATEGWPPNIAKATALLRPHGVAVVASPEDAPLPFADGAFDLVSSRHPVSPHWAEIARVLQPDGSYFAQHVGPRSVFELVEYFLGPLPEEQSSARHPDRERADAEAAGLEIVELRAERLRMEFYDIAAVVHFLRKVVWMVPGFTAEAYRPRLRALHEQIRTDGPFVAHSTRHLVEARKPDA
- a CDS encoding GNAT family N-acetyltransferase, giving the protein MREELSDSEYADVRIRDVRDADLEAFLAYEHDPEAVRRSRFTPRPRDAFLKHWRTRVLGDETGLVQTVTVGDDVAGSVVSWWDGDRRFLGYWLGRPYWGRGIGTKALALFLELEQTRPLYADPFHGNTASVRLLERHGFQREGTIHHGDDEHVLLVLSAPEK
- a CDS encoding winged helix DNA-binding domain-containing protein, with the translated sequence MAVTVTWDQASARRLERQFLARPAERGTPVGEVVGAMLGAHAQVLSAAEVSVGVRAAGVTRADVRAALWEDRSLVKTFGPRGTVHLLPAAELPLWCGALTATPTGRSPLPPDVRVTEEQAEQIVAAIGDALGGVCLTVEELGEAVVARTGSWAGDLVMPAFQDLWPRWRQVLHRAGHSGALCFGPNRGRKVTYTRPPEFDPGPVPGKAALRELVRRYLRAYGPATPLHFAKWLAATAGWAAALFTELAEAGEVEEVAFEGAAAWVAAGDTGFPVGRVPGVRLLPYFDAYAIAAQPRESLFPGEAYRRALAGGQAGNYPVLLVDGVVAGVWHQRRQGRRTTATVELIGRRRLTARQERELGEQVERVGEVLEAKAELVVGEVTVGPHA
- a CDS encoding isoprenyl transferase, translated to MNLRDKLRGLLVRLYARRVEGHLDHAQVPKHIGVIMDGNRRWAKAAGSTTVHGHRAGAEKIEEFLGWCSETDVEVVTLWLLSTDNFDRPQDELVPLLGIIEDVVRTLAADGRWRVHHVGTPDLLPSGMQTTLKEAEEATAHVDGILVNVAIGYGGRQEIADAVRSMIVDAHDKGTSMEDLAESVSVDLIGSHLYTGDQPDPDLVIRTSGEQRLSGFMLWQTAHSEYYFCEVFWPAFRKVDFLRALRDYAARHRRYGG
- a CDS encoding DUF192 domain-containing protein; translation: MGRRWRDGRGTLVVHGERGDVSVPLELASSYRARTKGLLGRDVVDGAMLLTPASGVHTFRMRIPIDVAYLDRKLNVIAVRTMRPGRLGLPRLRSRHVLEAEAGAMAGWGLRVGVRVSVGAG
- a CDS encoding LLM class flavin-dependent oxidoreductase, which translates into the protein MTGLGAIFRPQLAPERLRSVARLADETGLEELWLWEDCFREGGISTAAAALAWTERVRVGIGLLPVPLRNVAITAMEAASLHRMFPGRPILALGHGVQDWMGQVGARVESPVTLLREHLDVLRALLRGERVTVEGRYVKLDDVALDWPPAEPVPVIAGVTGPRSLRLAGEAADGTLLTASTSPEGVRRARQLIDEGQESAGRTQDASHQVVVYLLTATGPDGPARLKAELEAEGLGSVPDLGVAGDAGAVAKAVQRLADAGADTVVLQPTGDEPDPEGFVRFVAEEVRPLVP